A genomic region of Nyctibius grandis isolate bNycGra1 chromosome 34, bNycGra1.pri, whole genome shotgun sequence contains the following coding sequences:
- the LOC137675539 gene encoding olfactory receptor 14C36-like: protein MSNSSSITHFLRLTFAETRELQLLHFCLFLGIYLAALLGNGLAITAVAYDHHLHTPMYFFLLNLSLLDVGSISTTLPKAIANSLWDTRDMSYAGCAAQVFFFLFFITAEFYLLTIMAYDRYIAICQPLHYGTLLSSRACVHMAAAAWASGFLNALLHTANTFSLPLCRGNAVDQFFCEIPHILKLSCSDAYVREIGLLVVSLCVGFGCFVFIVLSYVQTFRAIMRIPSEQGQHKAFSMCLPHLAVVSLFVSTAMFAYLKPPSMSSPSLDLMVAVLYSVVPPALNPLIYSLRNQELKEAFMKVIRQMFFNSHKDTTSLHK, encoded by the coding sequence atgtccaacagcagctccatcacccactTCCTCCGCCTGACATTTGCAGAGACACGGgaactgcagctcttgcacttctgtcTCTTCCTGGGCATttacctggctgccctcctgggaaaTGGACTTGCCATCACTGCTGTAGCCTATGACCACcacctccacacccccatgtacttcttcctcctcaacctctccctccttgACGTGGGCTCCATCTCTACCACTCTCCCCAAAGCCATAGCAAACTCCCTCTGGGACACCAGGGACATGTCCTATGCTGGATGTGCtgcccaggtctttttctttctcttcttcatcaCAGCAGAATTTTATCTCCTCACCATCATGGCCTATGACCGCTACATTGCCATCTGTCAACCTCTGCACTATGGGACCCTCctgagcagcagagcttgtgtccacatggcagcagctgcctgggccagTGGGTTTCTcaatgctctgctgcacacggccaatacattttcactaccccTCTGCCGAGGCAATGCtgtggaccagttcttctgtgaaatcccccacatcctcaagctctcctgctcagatGCCTACGTCAGAGAGATTGGACTTCTTGTGGTTAGTCTCTGTGTaggttttgggtgttttgttttcattgtgctgtcctatgTGCAGACCTTCAGGGCCATCATGAggatcccctctgagcagggacagcacaaagccttttccatgtgcctccctcacctggccgtGGTCTCCCTGTTTGTCAGCACAGCAATGTTTGCCTACCTGAAGCCCCCCTCCAtgtcctccccatccctggaccTGATGGTGGCAGTTCTCTACTCAGTGGTGCCTCCAGCATTGAATCCCCTCATCTACAGCTTGAGAAACCAGGAGCTCAAGGAGGCCTTTATGAAAGTGATTCGACAGATGTTTTTCAACAGCCATAAAGATACCACCTCTCTCCACAAATGA
- the LOC137675548 gene encoding olfactory receptor 14A16-like encodes MSNSSSITHFLLLAFADMRELQLLHFWLFLGIYLAALLGNGLIITAVACDHRLHTPMYFFLLNLSFLDLGSISTTVPKAMANSLWDTRAISYLGCAAQVFLFVFFISAELYLLTVMAYDRYVAICNPLHYGTLLSSRTCANMAAAAWGSVFPYAVLHTANTFSLPLCQGNVVDQFFCEIPQILSLSCSNTYFREIYLLVVSACLAFGCFVFIVVSYVQILRTVQRIPSEKGRHKAFSTCLPHLAVVSLFVSTLMFAYLKPRSNSSPSLDLVVSVLYSVVPPAVNPLIYSMRNQEIKDALKKLFEHILFKHH; translated from the coding sequence atgtccaacagcagctccatcacccactTCCTCCTCTTGGCATTTGCAGACAtgcgggagctgcagctcttgcacttctggctcttcctgggcatctacctggctgccctcctgggaaaTGGCCTCATCATCACTGCTGTAGCCTGTGACCACcgcctccacacccccatgtacttcttcctcctcaacctctccttCCTTGACCTGGGCTCCATCTCCACTACTGTCCCCAAAGCCATGGCCAACTCCCTCTGGGACACCAGGGCCATCTCCTACCTGGGATGTGCTGCCCAGgtctttctctttgtctttttcatttcagcagagtTGTATCTTCTCACAGTCATGGCCTATGACCGCTACGTTGCCATCTGCAACCCCCTGCACTACGGGACCCTCCTGAGCAGCAGGACTTGTGCcaacatggcagcagctgcctggggcagtgTTTTTCCCTATGCTGTTCTGCACACGGCCAACACATTTTCACTACCTCTCTGCCAAGGCAATGTtgtggaccagttcttctgtgaaatcccccagATCCTCAGTCTTTCCTGCTCAAACACCTACTTCAGGGAAATTTACCTTCTTGTGGTTAGTGCCTGTTTAGcatttgggtgttttgttttcatcgTGGTGTCCTATGTGCAGATCTTGAGGACCGTGCAGAGGATCCCCTCTGAGAAGGGacggcacaaagccttttccacgtgcctcccCCACTTGGCTGTGGTCTCTCTGTTTGTCAGCACTTTAATGTTTGCCTACCTGAAGCCCCGCTCCAactcctccccatccctggatcTCGTAGTGTCAGTTCTGTACTCggtggtgcctccagcagtgaaccccctcatctacagcatgaggaaccagGAGATCAAGGATGCCCTGAAGAAACTGTTCGAACACATATTATTTAAACATCATTAA